The following are encoded together in the Salinibacterium sp. UTAS2018 genome:
- a CDS encoding sugar-binding transcriptional regulator, with amino-acid sequence MDESTELLAVRVAELYYEENKTQDEVGALLGITRWKVGRLLTRAREAGIVRIEIIHPRARRLDIERQLRDRFGLKDAVVVPLPADADEVTPRVAQAAADYLAAVRPVPRTLGVSWGRTLDEVARLLAPGWTVGVQVVQINGGVSLNSKQGTAAQTAVTIAQKGHGQATLLPIPAILEQVETKRAIERDRAVASVRALGASASAYLYSAGVAGASSVHVDSGYLTESDVDDLVSKGAVGDVVGRYINGAGKIVDSALDERTVGIGLDELRAAEHAIFVVAGDAKHDVARAVVTSGLCSVIVTDEATAHALLEETT; translated from the coding sequence GTGGATGAATCAACCGAGCTATTGGCCGTGCGCGTTGCCGAGCTCTACTACGAAGAAAACAAGACTCAGGACGAAGTCGGTGCTCTTCTCGGTATTACCCGTTGGAAGGTGGGGCGCCTGCTGACTCGCGCTCGCGAAGCCGGCATCGTGCGCATCGAAATCATTCACCCCCGTGCCCGGCGACTGGACATCGAACGCCAGTTGCGAGACCGCTTCGGTCTTAAGGACGCGGTCGTCGTTCCGCTGCCCGCCGACGCGGATGAGGTCACCCCTCGCGTGGCCCAAGCGGCTGCCGATTACTTGGCCGCTGTGCGCCCCGTTCCTCGTACCCTCGGTGTGAGCTGGGGTCGCACTCTTGACGAGGTTGCTCGATTGCTCGCTCCTGGCTGGACCGTTGGTGTGCAGGTCGTGCAGATCAACGGCGGCGTGAGTCTCAACAGCAAGCAGGGGACCGCTGCGCAGACCGCTGTCACGATTGCGCAGAAGGGTCACGGTCAAGCAACGCTGCTGCCGATCCCCGCCATTCTGGAGCAGGTCGAGACCAAGCGCGCGATTGAACGCGACCGCGCTGTGGCTAGCGTTCGGGCCCTGGGTGCTTCGGCATCCGCCTATCTGTATAGCGCCGGAGTTGCCGGGGCTAGTTCGGTTCACGTCGATAGCGGCTACCTGACCGAGAGCGATGTCGATGACCTCGTCTCCAAGGGAGCCGTCGGAGACGTGGTTGGCCGGTACATCAACGGTGCTGGAAAGATCGTCGATTCCGCTCTGGATGAGCGCACGGTCGGTATCGGTCTTGATGAGCTCCGTGCCGCCGAGCACGCAATTTTTGTCGTCGCTGGCGACGCTAAACATGACGTCGCGCGCGCCGTCGTTACCAGTGGGCTGTGTTCCGTCATCGTCACCGATGAGGCCACCGCTCACGCCCTTCTGGAGGAAACCACATGA
- a CDS encoding ROK family protein → MTTTTSNRYALAIDIGGTKVEAALVDPNGVVLATSRFRAPTGRASSSDQLADSVRTVVRQSTAALPDGAELLGAGIGSAGPISVSRGEVSPLNLPAWRDYGVRALVEAELPGLSVALRGDGNCIALAEHWIGAAQGVKYFMGMVVSTGVGGGLILDNQLIDGPTGNGGHFGHVEVGGETARCGCGGTGCVEAVAAGPKTVEWAQSQGWTGTTGEELAADYAAGNELAIRAVRRSARAVGHGIASATALVDLELVAIGGGFSHVAADYIDLVAEAITDRAPFPFITKVRVVASGLSSDGPLIGAAALVHHPERLSVSALEPR, encoded by the coding sequence GTGACCACCACCACATCGAATCGCTATGCCCTCGCCATTGACATTGGCGGTACCAAAGTCGAGGCTGCCCTCGTTGACCCGAACGGCGTCGTTCTCGCGACGAGCCGCTTCCGCGCCCCCACGGGCCGCGCATCGTCGAGCGACCAGCTCGCCGACAGCGTGCGCACCGTCGTGCGACAGTCAACGGCCGCACTCCCCGATGGCGCCGAACTTCTCGGAGCCGGTATCGGAAGCGCCGGCCCCATCTCGGTATCACGCGGTGAGGTATCGCCCCTTAACTTGCCGGCCTGGCGCGACTACGGCGTGCGCGCCCTCGTCGAAGCTGAGCTTCCCGGCCTCTCCGTCGCTCTGCGCGGCGACGGCAACTGCATTGCCCTTGCCGAACACTGGATCGGCGCCGCTCAGGGAGTGAAGTACTTCATGGGAATGGTTGTCTCGACCGGTGTCGGCGGCGGCCTCATCCTCGACAACCAGCTGATCGACGGCCCCACCGGCAACGGGGGCCACTTCGGTCACGTTGAAGTCGGCGGCGAGACCGCTCGCTGCGGATGCGGCGGAACCGGTTGCGTTGAGGCGGTCGCAGCAGGTCCCAAAACCGTGGAGTGGGCCCAAAGCCAGGGCTGGACTGGCACGACCGGCGAAGAATTGGCCGCAGACTATGCCGCGGGCAACGAACTGGCGATACGCGCAGTGCGTCGGTCTGCTCGCGCGGTCGGTCACGGCATCGCCTCAGCGACGGCCCTCGTCGACCTTGAGTTGGTCGCTATCGGCGGTGGCTTCTCACATGTGGCCGCCGACTACATCGACCTTGTTGCCGAAGCAATCACTGATCGCGCACCGTTCCCCTTCATCACGAAGGTGCGGGTCGTGGCGTCCGGCCTCTCTAGCGATGGCCCCCTAATTGGCGCTGCTGCTCTCGTGCACCACCCGGAACGATTGAGCGTCTCAGCCCTCGAGCCCCGCTAG
- a CDS encoding CynX/NimT family MFS transporter → MTTPTRTLWRGRLLALAGILFVALNVRTAVAAISPIIGVIENDIPISGLGLGVLGMLPPIAFAIAGIAAPALARARGLDASLLISAAAMVAGSALRAVSDNYILLALGSFIALAGMGVGNVLLPPAVKKYFPDRLATVTGGYVMLISLGAAIPAFFAAPVAEVAGWRASVAVWAVLALTALIPWLVLTVRGRRAKRNTALDATVVPVASDISVWAVAKSRTAWAITIAFGVSSIGFYSFFAWLPEILIESAGFSPVEAGAMLSLFGLIGIPLGILSPILASRVSNIGVVIAGGVFAGVLGYLGLAFFPTTLTWLSVIFVGFGTILFPLCLVLINLRTRSHQGSAALSGFVQSVAYTVAALGPFAVALVRELSGGWMWPLMFLLSSSLLALISAVMLSRPSFVEDELGIPVAALED, encoded by the coding sequence ATGACTACTCCCACGCGCACCCTCTGGAGGGGGCGTCTTCTCGCGCTCGCCGGCATCCTCTTCGTCGCACTGAACGTGCGCACCGCGGTTGCTGCTATTTCGCCCATCATCGGCGTCATTGAGAACGACATCCCGATCTCTGGTCTGGGTCTGGGCGTGCTCGGGATGCTGCCTCCGATCGCCTTTGCAATCGCCGGTATTGCTGCTCCAGCTCTCGCTCGCGCCCGCGGTCTCGACGCGAGTCTGCTGATTTCAGCGGCCGCCATGGTTGCCGGATCGGCTCTGCGCGCCGTCAGCGACAACTACATTCTTTTGGCCCTCGGCAGCTTCATCGCGCTAGCCGGCATGGGCGTCGGCAACGTCCTGCTGCCTCCCGCCGTAAAGAAGTACTTCCCGGACCGTTTGGCGACGGTGACCGGCGGTTATGTCATGCTCATCTCGCTGGGTGCTGCCATCCCCGCCTTCTTCGCGGCCCCGGTAGCCGAGGTTGCTGGCTGGCGCGCATCCGTCGCCGTCTGGGCCGTGCTGGCGTTGACCGCTCTCATCCCGTGGCTCGTGCTCACCGTTCGTGGGCGGCGTGCCAAGCGCAACACTGCGCTCGATGCGACCGTCGTGCCCGTGGCATCCGACATCTCAGTGTGGGCTGTAGCGAAGTCGCGCACGGCGTGGGCGATCACCATCGCGTTCGGCGTCTCCTCGATTGGGTTTTATTCTTTCTTCGCGTGGCTGCCCGAGATCCTGATCGAGTCAGCGGGTTTCAGTCCGGTTGAGGCGGGCGCAATGCTCTCCCTCTTCGGGCTTATCGGTATTCCGCTGGGCATTCTCAGCCCCATTCTGGCCAGCCGCGTCTCAAACATCGGAGTCGTAATCGCCGGAGGTGTCTTTGCCGGAGTGCTCGGCTACCTCGGGCTTGCATTCTTCCCGACGACGCTGACCTGGCTCTCGGTGATTTTTGTCGGGTTCGGAACCATTCTCTTCCCGCTCTGCCTCGTACTCATCAACCTGCGCACACGCAGCCATCAGGGATCAGCAGCGCTCAGTGGGTTCGTGCAGAGCGTCGCCTACACGGTCGCCGCTCTCGGTCCCTTTGCGGTAGCGCTCGTGCGCGAACTGAGCGGCGGCTGGATGTGGCCGCTGATGTTCCTGCTCAGCTCCAGCTTGCTAGCGCTCATCAGCGCCGTGATGCTCTCGCGCCCCAGTTTTGTCGAAGACGAGTTGGGTATCCCGGTCGCGGCGCTCGAGGACTAG
- a CDS encoding bifunctional riboflavin kinase/FAD synthetase, which produces MDLFESIDAVPESYGPVAVTIGKFDGVHSGHRAVLARLREVAAERGLRSIVVTFDRNPMSLLNPASCPQPLLSKEQKLERLATTEIDGTLVLTFDRALSEVSAEDFVATILAGALNTKVVLVGADFRFGARGAGDVALLRQLGEAHDFEVVVIDDIALEEGRRVSSTFVRELLSEGRVAEAAQLLTAAHSVRGVVVLGQQRGRELGYPTANLDRNLEGFIPADGVYAAWLVVDGVHFAAAVSIGNNPTFDGVPEKQVEAHALDQDFDIYGKRVEIEFVEYVRGMVKYTTVDALIDQMCLDEVAVREILGVPAKETPKK; this is translated from the coding sequence ATGGATCTCTTCGAATCGATTGATGCTGTGCCAGAGTCTTATGGTCCGGTCGCCGTCACTATTGGCAAGTTCGATGGCGTTCACAGCGGTCACCGCGCGGTGCTCGCGCGTCTGCGTGAGGTTGCCGCTGAACGAGGCTTGCGCTCGATCGTGGTGACTTTCGACCGCAATCCCATGAGCCTGCTGAACCCTGCCTCGTGCCCGCAGCCCTTGCTCAGCAAGGAGCAGAAGCTTGAACGTTTAGCGACCACTGAGATTGACGGCACTCTGGTGCTGACCTTCGATCGCGCCCTCAGCGAAGTCTCGGCCGAGGACTTCGTCGCGACGATTCTCGCCGGTGCGCTCAACACCAAAGTCGTTCTCGTCGGTGCCGATTTCCGCTTCGGCGCTCGTGGTGCCGGCGACGTCGCGCTGCTTCGTCAACTCGGCGAAGCGCACGACTTCGAGGTCGTCGTGATCGACGACATTGCGCTCGAAGAGGGCCGCCGGGTGTCATCCACGTTTGTGCGTGAATTGCTCTCTGAAGGTCGTGTGGCTGAGGCAGCGCAACTGCTCACTGCCGCTCATTCTGTGCGGGGAGTTGTCGTGCTTGGCCAGCAGCGAGGGCGGGAGCTCGGGTATCCGACCGCCAACCTTGACCGCAACTTAGAAGGGTTCATTCCCGCCGACGGAGTCTACGCGGCGTGGCTCGTGGTTGACGGCGTTCACTTCGCCGCTGCCGTTTCCATTGGCAACAACCCGACTTTTGACGGGGTGCCTGAGAAACAAGTAGAAGCCCACGCTCTCGACCAAGACTTCGATATTTACGGTAAGCGAGTCGAGATCGAATTCGTCGAATACGTTCGCGGGATGGTCAAGTACACGACGGTCGATGCTCTCATCGACCAGATGTGCCTTGATGAGGTAGCCGTGAGAGAAATCTTGGGCGTCCCCGCGAAGGAAACGCCCAAGAAATAG
- the truB gene encoding tRNA pseudouridine(55) synthase TruB encodes MAKPPRNPASGILFVDKPQGITSHGVVSRARKAIGTRKIGHAGTLDPMATGLLVLGANNATRLLTYLVGLDKQYTATIRLGASSNTDDAEGELSEPADAATLAAVTDDAIAQAVAALTGAISQRPSSVSAIKVDGRRAYTLARAGEEVVLAERAVTVSAFDVLTITRGEFIDLNVLVDCSSGTYIRALARDVGEALNVGGHLTVLRRTKVGPFSVENASALDSDLETQLVAPATVAAQLFETVQLDAQQSKDLSDGKRIALAPQAATPIAALAPDGRLQGLIQIVDGRAHVLSNFPRDAQPLQQQQAAALEGDTVSEEGTPNNG; translated from the coding sequence ATGGCAAAGCCACCGCGCAATCCTGCCAGCGGAATCTTGTTCGTGGATAAGCCGCAAGGCATCACGAGTCACGGCGTTGTTTCGCGAGCCCGCAAGGCGATCGGTACTCGCAAGATCGGCCATGCCGGCACCCTTGACCCCATGGCTACTGGCCTCCTCGTACTTGGCGCGAACAACGCCACTCGGCTGCTTACCTATCTCGTCGGCCTCGATAAGCAGTACACCGCAACGATCCGACTGGGAGCGTCGTCGAACACCGACGACGCCGAGGGCGAGCTTTCAGAACCAGCGGATGCCGCGACTCTCGCCGCCGTCACTGACGATGCCATCGCGCAGGCAGTTGCCGCCCTCACCGGTGCCATTTCGCAGCGGCCGAGTTCGGTCAGCGCCATCAAAGTTGATGGCAGGCGCGCGTATACGCTGGCGCGGGCTGGTGAAGAGGTCGTTCTCGCCGAGCGTGCGGTGACCGTTTCTGCTTTCGACGTGCTCACGATTACGCGCGGAGAGTTCATCGATCTGAACGTGCTGGTCGATTGCTCGTCGGGTACGTACATCCGGGCACTAGCTCGTGATGTGGGGGAGGCCCTCAACGTCGGCGGGCACTTGACGGTACTTCGCCGCACAAAGGTCGGGCCTTTCTCGGTCGAGAACGCCAGCGCGCTCGATTCCGATCTCGAGACTCAACTGGTTGCTCCAGCGACGGTGGCCGCGCAACTCTTCGAGACAGTGCAGCTTGACGCTCAGCAGTCGAAGGATCTCTCTGACGGCAAACGCATCGCACTCGCGCCACAGGCGGCGACGCCTATAGCCGCTCTGGCCCCCGACGGCCGCCTCCAGGGGCTCATCCAGATCGTCGACGGGCGTGCCCACGTGCTGTCCAATTTTCCGCGCGATGCGCAGCCTCTCCAGCAGCAGCAGGCTGCTGCGCTCGAGGGCGATACCGTTTCTGAGGAAGGTACCCCAAACAATGGTTGA
- a CDS encoding ketopantoate reductase family protein, with product MRIGIIGAGAVGGAIAGLLARAGNDVEVTARGAHLQALRESGLTLTGAWGDSVSRVRAATTLSRVNELVIVATKAHDAEQALRDNIRYVRNVPVVIFQNGLDSLDTAAQASPRSDIIGALATFASSFLSPGTIHVTAAGPSYLGVAGDNDVPARYAADVLNAVMPTFAVPNFRGAQWTKLVINQVNALPAITGLSAQEVLADSRLRLIMTASMRETARVALAQGIYFETLQGLSHRRLRQFARAPLWFGQLIPLAMGRRMGRTPNPGSTLQSIRRGQPSEVDALNGAVVRAAQERGNEAPLNALMVELVHDVEATGNFLSPDDTVARCASVMHQ from the coding sequence ATGCGAATCGGCATTATTGGGGCAGGTGCCGTCGGCGGCGCCATTGCAGGATTACTCGCGCGCGCCGGCAATGACGTCGAAGTTACGGCACGCGGTGCACACCTCCAGGCGCTCCGAGAATCAGGACTCACTCTGACCGGAGCTTGGGGCGACAGCGTCTCGCGAGTGCGCGCCGCCACCACTCTCAGCCGCGTCAACGAGCTCGTCATTGTTGCGACGAAAGCGCACGACGCTGAGCAAGCGCTTCGCGACAACATCCGGTATGTACGAAATGTTCCCGTCGTCATTTTTCAAAACGGTCTCGACTCTCTCGATACTGCGGCGCAGGCCTCACCGCGGTCGGACATCATCGGTGCGCTCGCCACCTTCGCCTCATCATTCCTCTCCCCCGGCACCATCCACGTAACTGCCGCTGGCCCAAGCTACCTTGGCGTCGCCGGCGATAACGATGTGCCGGCCCGCTACGCCGCCGATGTGCTCAATGCCGTGATGCCCACCTTCGCCGTCCCCAACTTTCGGGGCGCCCAATGGACCAAGCTCGTTATCAACCAAGTCAATGCGTTGCCGGCGATCACCGGACTCAGCGCGCAGGAGGTCCTTGCCGACTCCCGCCTGCGCCTCATCATGACGGCCAGCATGCGGGAAACCGCGAGGGTCGCGCTTGCTCAGGGCATTTACTTCGAAACGTTGCAGGGCCTGTCCCACCGCCGTTTACGTCAGTTCGCTCGCGCACCGTTGTGGTTCGGCCAGCTCATCCCGCTCGCCATGGGCCGCCGTATGGGTCGCACCCCCAACCCGGGCTCGACCCTGCAGAGCATCCGCCGAGGCCAACCGAGCGAAGTGGATGCGCTCAACGGCGCCGTAGTGCGCGCCGCGCAGGAACGCGGCAACGAGGCCCCACTCAACGCTCTTATGGTCGAGTTGGTGCACGACGTCGAGGCGACCGGAAACTTTCTCAGCCCCGATGACACCGTGGCGCGCTGTGCCAGCGTGATGCACCAGTGA
- a CDS encoding A/G-specific adenine glycosylase: MTAAAPAADRLELSRQIREWFAEAGRDLPWRHDGFGAWGILVSEIMLQQTPVVRVIPRLEQWLDRWPTPAALAASAPGDAVRAWERLGYPRRALNLHAAATLIAEQHNNVVPDDVPTLLALPGIGDYTARAVAAFAYGHRHPVVDTNVRRVIARAVDGVGEAGPPSTKRDLAAMELLLPDERVAAQATNAAVMELGAIVCTAKKPQCEQCPVRDLCAWRAAGYPAYEGKKQIVQKKFEGSDRQVRGLILAELRASDIPVTPTEIEQIWADAAQRDRALAGLLKDGLAVAEDSGYVLP; encoded by the coding sequence GTGACCGCTGCTGCACCGGCCGCCGACCGCTTAGAGCTCTCCCGCCAGATTCGCGAGTGGTTTGCCGAGGCCGGGCGTGACTTGCCGTGGAGGCACGACGGGTTTGGCGCCTGGGGCATCCTCGTAAGCGAGATCATGCTGCAGCAAACGCCGGTCGTGCGAGTGATTCCTCGCCTTGAGCAATGGCTCGACCGGTGGCCGACGCCCGCAGCTCTCGCGGCCTCAGCGCCCGGGGATGCTGTCCGAGCGTGGGAACGCCTCGGCTACCCCCGACGTGCCCTCAATCTGCATGCCGCCGCGACCCTGATTGCCGAGCAGCACAACAACGTGGTGCCCGACGATGTGCCGACGTTACTGGCTCTGCCTGGTATTGGCGACTACACCGCTCGGGCAGTGGCCGCCTTCGCCTACGGGCACCGGCATCCGGTCGTCGACACCAACGTGCGACGCGTGATTGCGCGAGCCGTGGATGGCGTCGGTGAGGCTGGCCCTCCGTCGACCAAGCGCGACCTCGCCGCCATGGAACTACTGCTGCCCGACGAGCGCGTAGCCGCACAGGCAACCAATGCGGCGGTCATGGAACTCGGCGCGATTGTCTGTACCGCTAAAAAGCCGCAGTGCGAGCAATGCCCGGTGCGCGATCTCTGCGCGTGGCGTGCGGCAGGGTACCCCGCCTACGAGGGCAAGAAACAGATCGTGCAGAAGAAGTTCGAAGGATCAGACCGCCAGGTGCGCGGGCTGATTCTCGCCGAACTTCGCGCGAGCGATATCCCCGTGACGCCAACCGAAATTGAACAAATCTGGGCGGATGCCGCCCAGCGCGACCGCGCCTTGGCCGGCCTGCTCAAAGACGGCCTCGCCGTTGCGGAGGACTCGGGTTACGTTCTGCCCTAA
- the rbfA gene encoding 30S ribosome-binding factor RbfA, translating into MVDAARAAKMADRIKVIVAKTLERGIRDPRLGFVTITDVRVTGDLQHASVFYTVYGSDEERAESAAALTSATGLVRREVGKNLTARLTPSIQFIPDGIPENAALIDSLLTEAHQRDASVEALKKTAKYAGDEDPYVKPRDIAAEEEAAGFDDDDDDDDDGHYVSGNA; encoded by the coding sequence ATGGTTGACGCAGCTCGTGCCGCGAAAATGGCGGACCGCATCAAGGTAATCGTTGCCAAGACGCTTGAGCGTGGCATTAGAGATCCTCGTTTAGGTTTCGTGACCATCACTGACGTTCGGGTAACCGGCGACCTCCAGCACGCCTCCGTGTTCTACACGGTCTACGGCAGCGATGAAGAGCGCGCCGAAAGCGCCGCCGCTCTCACCTCAGCGACCGGCCTTGTCCGTCGCGAAGTCGGTAAGAATCTCACCGCACGCCTCACCCCGTCGATCCAGTTCATTCCCGACGGAATTCCCGAAAACGCCGCTCTCATTGATTCGCTGCTGACCGAAGCGCACCAGCGTGACGCCTCCGTCGAGGCGCTCAAGAAGACCGCGAAGTATGCCGGGGACGAAGACCCCTACGTGAAGCCGCGCGACATCGCCGCCGAAGAAGAAGCCGCCGGCTTCGACGATGACGATGATGACGACGACGATGGTCACTACGTCAGCGGTAACGCTTAA